The Myxococcus virescens genomic sequence CGCGTAGCCCTTCATGTTGAGGATGGCGTCGATACCCACCGTGTGCGTGTCCGTGCCCGTGCAGGCGCCGAACACCACGATGCGCCGCTTCACCTTCTCCTTGATGAAGGCGTTGAGGTCATCGAAGGACATCTTCTTCACGACGACTTCGGGCACGTCGATTTCGGCGTAGTCCAGCGCGACGGACGACCGGGCGTAGACGATGAAGAAGGTGTACGTGTCCGCGGCGCGCTCGGCGGCGGCCACCTTCACGTCAGTGAAGCCCATCTTCTTCGTGAAGACGGCGGCGGCCTCCTTGGCCTTCTCGGACAACGGCACCGGCAGGGTGAACGACAGCTGCACCACGCCGTCGTCCCGCCGGTCGCCGTAGGGACGGATGATCTGCTTGCTCGGCTTTACCATCGGCTCACTTCCCTCCGGCCCGCTGAATCTTGACGCTGGAGCCCACCTTCTGGGCCAGCGGCGCGAACCGCTCCTTCTTCGTCTGCTCCAGGTAGAAGACGACCGACCACGTCGTCTTTCCGTCGCAGCCCACATACGTCACGGAGTCCACCGCGCCACTGCCATCCGGCGCCACGTCCGTCTCCTGACGCTTCGCCGCTGGCTGGGCGCCCACCTTCAGACGCTCCCAGCCCTTGCCGCCAATGGACGCGACAATCTTGTCCACGCACGTCTGGGCCTTCATGCCCGCCGTCTGCACGGCGCCCACGTCCACCAGGAAGTAGGCGTCCCCGCTGGGCGCCTGGAACTTGCTCGTCCCATCCTCCTCGGTGCGGTTCCACGAGGCGGGAACCTGGATGGACACGTTCTTCACCTGGACCTGCGCCAGCGCATCCGCGGAGCCGCCCGCGGAGAGAACCATGGCAAGGATTGAACCGAGCATCACTGCGCCTCCAGGAGTTCCAGGAACGGGTTGAAATAGTCCGGCGCCTTCTCCAGCACGCCGTCGAGGCCCTTGCCGCCGGTCTCCTCACGCTTCACGTCACCGAAGTGGCCCCGGCCGATGGCGGTCACCATGCCCTCGTCGCGGCACTCCTGGAGCAGCTGCTCCGCCCGGGCGAACACCTCGCGCGCGCGGTTGGCGATCTTGCCGTCCTCGCGGACGGTGAACTCCTCGTCGATGCCTCGCGCCGCGCGGTGGATGTAGGCCGCGGACTTGAGCGCCACGTAGCGGTCCGCCAGGAGCGGCGTGTGCATGGCCTCCGTCATCATGCCCAGCAACTGGATGCCCTGCCGTGTCCACATGGCCACCAGGTTCGCCATCACGTCGTACGTGTGGCTGAAGAAGATGTCCGTCTCCTTGTGCTTGGTGGGCGGCATGTACTTCAACGGCGCGTCCGGGAAGCAGCGGCGCACCAGCATGGCCTGGGACAGCTCGAGCAGCAGCGTGTCCTCGCGGTACGGATCGATTTCGTACGCGTGGCCGATGCCCAGCTGCCAGTCCTTGAGGCCCGCGCGCTTGGCGAAGCACTCGTTGATGAACTGGCTGGCGATGACGGTGTGGGCCGCGTCGTACGCGTCCGCGGTGGTGATGTAGTTGTCCTCGCCGGTGTTGATGATGATGCCGGCCAGGGCGCAGATGCGGCGGCTGAAGTACTGGTCGATGAACGTGCGCCGCATGTTGATGTCACGGAAGAGGATTCCGTACATCGCGTCGTTGAGCAGCATGTCCAGCTTCTCGTAGGCCGCGCAGAAGGCGATCTCCGACATGCAGAGGCCGGACGAGTAGTTGGTCAGCTGGATGTAGCGCTTGAGCTTGCGGCTCTCGTCGTCCAGGGCCTCGCGCATGATGCGGAAGTTCTCCTGGGTGGCGTAGGTGCCGCCGTAGCCCTCCGTCGTCGCGCCGTGGGGCACGTAGTCCAGCAGCGACTGCGCCGTGGACCGGATGACGGCGATGACGTCCGCGCCCGCCTGGGCCGCCGCGCGCGCCTGGTCCACGTCGTCATAGATGTTGCCCGTGGCCACGATGACGTACTTGTGCGGCGCCGGGGGCATGGGGAACTGCTTGCGGAGCTCTTCGCGCTGGGCGATGCGGGCCTTCAGGTCATCGAGCGCGGCGCGGGCTTCCGCGCGCACCTCCTCGCGGAGGTTGTGCTCCTGCTCGGGCGACAAGGGGGCCAGCTTCTCCGTGGGGAGCGCCGTCAGCCGCTCCACGGCCTCCAGCGGGCTCTTCGCGCCCAGTTGCAGCGCGCGGCCGTACCAGTAGGCGGCGCCCTTGTTGAGCACCCCGGCGGCCTTCAGCTTGTCCACCATCAGGTTGGCGAGCGGCACGCCCCGCGCGCCAGCTCCAGAGAGGCCGAAGAAGCGCAACACAGTGCGCTCGGTCGAAACAGTGGTGTTACGGCGGATGAGGTCGAAGATCGGGTTGACGATTTCGTCCGCCAGCTTGCGCGCATTTGCAATCCGCGCGTCTTCAATGAACGGGCCTGGCATGGACGCACCTTACCCGCCCGAACGCCAGCGGGTAGCGCCGATGCGCACCTGTATCACGTTGCTGCACTGCATTATCGGTTCCGAGGTCAAAGCACCGAAGGGCCGGTGGCCGCCCCCACCGACAGAGCGGTGACGCCACCGCCCTTTCGGTGACTGCTCTTGAACTCAACAGATAACCCACTGGAATCATTCAGAATCGAGCGGTGGCATGCCCCCTGCTCAGGACGGGACTGCCTTACCCCCTGAGACAAGGAGAGTCCCTTGCAAACCCGCTCCCTGCTTCTGACCGCCATTCTCTTTGGCGGTTCGGCCGCCGTCGCCGCGACGCCCCCTCCCCTGACGACGGACACCGGCTCCCCCGTGGGGACCAACCAGAACTCCAAGACGGCCGGCCCGCGTGGCGGCGTCCTCTTGGAGGACTTCCACCTCATCGAAAAGCTGGCGCGCTTTGACCGTGAGCGAATCCCCGAGCGCGTGGTCCACGCCCGCGGCACCGGCGCCTACGGCACCTTCGAGAGCTACGGCGACTTCTCCAAGCTGACGCGCGCGTCCCTCTTCTCCGCCAAGGGCAAGAAGACGCCGATGTTCGTGCGCTTCTCCACGGTCATCCATCCGACGGGCTCGCCGGAGACGCTGCGCGATCCTCGCGGCTTCGCGCTCAAGTTCTACACGGACGAGGGCAACTGGGACCTGGTGGGCAACAACCTGCCCGTCTTCTTCATCCGCGACGCCATCAAGTTCCCGGACATGGTGCACTCGCTGAAGCCGTCGCCCATCACGAACAAGCAGGACCCGAACCGCTCCTTCGACTTCTTCTCGCACCTGCCCGAGTCGACGCACATGCTCACGCAGGTGTACTCGGACATCGGCATCCCGGCGAACTACCGCCAGATGAACGGGCACGGCGTGCACGCCTTCAAGTTCGTCAACGCGAAGGGCGAATACAAGTACGTGAAGTTCAACTGGAGCTCGCAGCAGGGCGTGAAGAGCCTCACCGCCGAGGACGCCGCCCGTGTCATCTCCGAGGACCACCAGCACGCCACCACGGACCTCTACGCCACCATTGGCGCGGGCAAGTTCCCCTCGTGGGAGCTGAGCGTGCAGGTGCTGGACCCCAAGGAGTTGGACAAGTTCAGCTTCGACCCGCTCGACGCGACGAAGATCTGGCCCGAGGCACAGGTGCCGTCCATCAAGCTGGGCAAGTTCACGCTCAACAAGATGCCGGACAACTTCTTCGAGGAGACCGAGCAGGCGGCCTTCTCCCCTGGCGTGCAGCCGCCGGGCATCGAGCCCTCCGAGGACCGCCTCCTGCAGGGCCGCCTGTTCTCCTACGCCGACACCCAGCGCTACCGCCTTGGCGCCAACTACCAGTCGCTGCCCATCAACCGGGCCCGCGCGACGGTGAGCAACAACAACGAGGCGGGCAGCATGAACTTCGCCAACACGAAGTCGGACGTGAACTACGAGCCCAGCGTCAGCCGTGAGACGCAGGACGCGCCCCCGTACCTCTTCTCCAACGCGCCGCTCAGCGGCACCACGCAGCAGCGCGGCATCGAGAAGACGGACCCCTTCGCACAGGCCGGCGCCTTCTATCTGGCGCTCGACGCCGGCGGGAAGGACCGCCTCATCAAGAACCTGGCCGCGGACCTGAACAAGGTGCGTGATGCCAGGGTGAAGGCGCGCATGGTGGGTCACTTCTTCATGGCCAACCCTGACTACGGCACCCGCCTTGCCAAGGCGGTCAACGTGAAGCTGGACGACGCCAAGGCCGCCGTGGCCACGCTCGCCGCCCGCTGATTCGTTCCTCTCCGGGCCCTGGCATGGCTGTCTCCGCCAGTGTTCGGCGCTTCCCGCCAATCCCCCTGGGCGAAGGCCGGGATGTGGTGGCGCCCGGCGACTCCCCCCTCTCGCCGCCCGTCGCATCCCGGTCTTCCCTCAGCGGGAGCAGGCCCCCTCTCTTCTGGAGTCCGTCATGATTCGCAAGCTGCTACTGGGAACGCTGGGCCTGTTGATGCTGGGGGCCGGCGTGTTGACGGCCGCGTGGATGTCCCTGCGCGCCACGCCTGCGCCGCAAGGGCGTCTGCTGGCCACGAGCGAGGCGGAGCGCTACCTGCTGGCCGCCGCCCGTGCCGGAGAGACGGACATCGTCGCCGGGCTCGTCCAGGCGGGTACGCCAGTGGAGGCGCGGGATGCTCGCGGCTTCTCGCCGCTCATCCTCGCCGCGTACCACGGGCATGAGGACACGGTGCGCGCCCTGCTCTCCGCCGGCGCGGATGCGTGCGCGGGTGACAACAACGGCAACACCGCGCTCATGGGCGCGGCCTTCAAGGGCTACGCGGACATCGTCGGACTGCTCAATCAGCAGCCCTGCGCGGTGGACCAGAGCAACCGCTTCGGCCAGACGGCGCTGATGTTCGCGTCCCTGTTCGGCCGCGAGGAGGTGGTAGACCAACTCCGGCAGCAGGGGGCCTCCCCTGACGTGCGCGATGGCAGCGGCCGCAGCGCCCAGGACTGGGCACGCACGCAGGAGCCCAGCGCGCCCGTGCCCCAGGCGCCCACCGCGCCGGAGACATCCGCCTCGGCGCGATGACACGGAGGCGCTGCCCCGCCCGGGATGAGGCAAGGTGGCCCCATCCCGGTGACGACGCCGCTGGGCATCGGGGCAGACGGCTCGGCTGCTAGATGTATCGCGTGCCGAAGAGCTGGAGCAGCTGCGGCTCGGTGCGCAGCAGGTCCAGCGTCAGCGCGGCGTGGCCGGGCACGTACCCGTTGCCCACCACCATGGTGACGTCCTTGCCCACGCCCTCGGCGCCCAGGGCCGCCGCGGTGAAGCTGGTGGCCATGGAGAAGAAGATGGCCGTGCCGCCGTCCTTCACCGACAGGATGGTGGCCATCTCCGTGTTGCCCACGCTGGCGCAGTTGACCACCAGGTCGCAGAGCTGACCGTCCGTCGCCTTGCTCACCGTCTCCATGACGTCCACGCCCTGCGTCGCGTCCACCTTCAGGGCCACGTCACACAGGCCAATGCCGGACAGCAGGTCCAGCGCGCCCTGCGACACGTCGAGCGCGAGCAGCTTGCCCCGGCTCTCCAGGTTGCGCCGCGCCTGCGCCAGACACAGCGCCCCGCTCTTGCCCGCGCCCAGCACCGCCACCGTCATGCCCGGCCGCACGTGCCGGGCCACCAGCGCGGGCGCGCCACACACGTCCAGCGCCGCGAGCGCCAACGTGTCCGGCATGTCCGTGGGCAGCTTCGCGTAGATGCCGCTGGCGAACAGGATCGCGTGTCCGCGGATGTCCACGCGGTCGATGTCCGCGTGCACCGCCTTCACCTCTTCGATGACCAGCGGCGTCAGCGTCAGGCTCACCAGCGTGGCGATGCGGTCGCCCACCTTGAGCAGCTCGCGCGCGGGGTGCCTGGCGCCCAGCTCCTTCACGCGGCCAATCAACATGCCGCCCGAGCCCGTCACGGGGTTCTGCATCTTCCCCCGCTCACGGACGATTTCCTGGATGCGCTCGCCAATGCGCTTCGCGTCGCCGCCCACCTCGCCCTTGATCTGCTTGAAGGACGCGGCGTCGATGTTGAGGCTCTCCACGTCGATGAGCAGCTCGGACTCGCGGCACGGCAGCGAAGGATCCAACTGCTTCGCGCGCTGGGGCAGCACGCCCTTCTCGCCAACGACGCGAGACAGCCCGTAGAGGTCGATGCTCATGTTCCCGTCTCCCTGAAGGTTGTCGGGCGCCCGGCCCCGCCACGGCGGGGCGCACCCAGGGAGGCGTCTACCCGCTCGGGCGGGGAAAAGGCCAGCGCCACGTCACGCGCGGTGGGCCGAGGCGTCCCCCAGCGGGCATCCCGACCACCGCGCGACAGGCCCTGGCCCCGTGCGTCAGTCCTGCGCCAGGTTCGGCACCAGGACTGACAGCGAGCGCGCGAAGCGGTACGACACACCGGAGTGGCCGTCCTCGAACTCCTCGTGGACGCGCTCCACGCCCGCGTTCTTGAAGTCCTCCGCGAGCATCCGTGTGCCCCAGCGGATGTTGAACTCGTCACGCGTCCCACAGTCCAGGTACACCGTCTTCAGCTTCCGGAACGCGTCCATGAACTTGGGCACGAAGCGCACCGGGTCGTGCACCAGCCACCGGTTCCACACGTCGAGCCGCAGCCGGCCCGTGTTCGCGTCGAAGGGCAGCTCCACGTTGAGCGGCTCGCCCTTCTTCGGAGAATACGCGGCGGCCATCGCCAGGACGTTCACCACTGGGAAGTCGTCCCCGCGCATCTTCGTCTCACTCACGCGCGCCCGGAACTCGGCATGCCACGCCTCCACGCCGCCGGCCTTCAGCAACGCCGCCGCGGCCTTCGGGAGGTCCGGCAGGTAGCAGTATTCAAAGTAGGAATCCGCCGCGTGCGCGCCCACGTGGGAGAACAGTTCCGGGTGGTAGCGGCCCATCACCAGCGCGCCGTAGCCACCGGAGCTGTGCCCCACCACGGCGCGCGAGGCCGCCTTCGGCAGGGTGCGGTAGGTGCGGTCCACGAAGCCCACCACGTCCTTGGTCAGGTAGTCGCGATACCGGCCAATGGCGTCGCTGTTCACCCACTGGCTGCCACCCAGCGACGTCCAGGCATCCGGGAAGACGCCGATGACGGGCGGAATCGCGCCCGACTCGACGAGCGCGTCCAGGCGCTGGGGGACGGTGGGCGCGAAGCCCGACGCGTTCGTCCACGAACCGCCGCTGTTGCCGAAGGCATGCAGGAAGTAGACGACGGGGTAGCGTCTCTCATCCGCGCCGTAGCCTGGCGGGAGGTACACGGTGAGCTTGCGGCGAGCCGGGTCCCCCAGCGGGTTCGACTCCAGCGCGGGCGACAGCAGCTCACTCGACTCCAGCAATCCATTCATCCGTGCATTCCCTTCATCGGGCCCGCGGCTACGCGCGCGAACCGGGTTGCTTCCCCAGCACCTTCATCACCGCCTGGAGGTCCTCCCATGCCTTGCGCTTCTCCGCCGGGCTGCGAAGGAGGTACGCCGGGTGGAAGGTGGGCATCAGCTGGATGCCCTCGTAGGTGCGCCAGTTGCCACGCAGGCGGGTGATGGGCGTGCTGTCCCGCAGCAGCGTCTGCGCCGCGAACTTGCCCAGCGCCACCACCACCTTGGGCTGGATGGCGGCCAACTGCGCGCGCAGGAAAGGCTCGCAGGCGGCAACCTCCTCCGGCTCCGGATTGCGGTTCCCCGGTGGCCGGCACTTCACGACGTTGCAGATGTAGACGTCGTCGCGGCGGTAGCCCATCGCGCCAATCATCTTCGTCAGCAGGTCGCCGGCCGCGCCGACGAAGGGCACGCCCTGCAGGTCCTCATTCTCCCCGGGGCCCTCGCCCACGAACACCAGCTCCGCGCGGGGGTTGCCCGAGCCGAACACGAGGTTCTTGCGCGTCGAGCACAGCTTGCAGCGCTGGCAGTCGCCCAGCTCCCGGCGAATCTCGTCCAACGTCGGCCGCTCGCCGTTCGCCGCGCCATGCAGCGCCCCAGCGGGCCGCGGCGTGGGCGGCGGCGCATCCACACGCATTCCCGCGACCGGCGACCGCGGCGCCGGAGGCTGGCCCTCAGCGGCGCCGAGAGCCATGCCCCCCGGACGCATGGGAGGCGTGGACGGGGGCGGCACCCGCGCTGGCGCTGCGGCACCGACTCCCAGCGGCCCCGCTGCACCCGCAGGAGTCGCCGGGCTCGGCCGCTCCGTGCCGATGGAACGGTGCTCCGGTGCCGGGCTCGCCAGCGGCGGCCGGGGCAGCGGTGCCTCGGGGCGAGCAGGAGGCGCGGCGTCCACGGCCCCCTGTGTCCGGGCGAAGCGCGCGCGCAAGGAGGGAGCCGAGCGCTGGAGCTCGAGCGCCGCCTTTGCGTCAATCATCAGCACCCGGCCAGCGGCCTCCTCCTGCCAGAGGAGGTGGCGGCGCACATCGTCCAGCAGGGCGCTCAGGTCCTGCGAGGCCTCGGGCGTGTCATCAATCACGGTCCTGGATCGGTACCGGACGTGGCGCCCATGCGCAAGGAAGCGGACGCCCAAGCCGGCTGTTCGCCTCCCGCCAGAGCAGTTCCAGGCTCACGCCTGGAGTCCTACCCCGCCCTGCCCCCAGTCATCCGCCCTGGGGGCACCCCGGGCCCACGCTATCTTGCGCCCCGAACCCGGTGTCACGCAGCGAGGAGCCGCCATGGAGCACCCGAACCCGGATTACCGCCAGGACACGGAGGACCTGTTCACATCGGCCGCCTTCGTCATGGACCTGGGCATCCAGCCCGTGGACATCCGCCCCGGCGAGGTGGAAGCCCGGCTGGTGGTGCAGCCCCGGCACCTGCAGCAGGACGGCGTCATCCACGCGGGCGTCCAGGCCACGCTGGCGGACCATACGGCGGGCGCGGCGGCCTTCTCCGTCGTGCGAAAGGGCCAGCGAGTGTTGTCCACCAGCTTCACCGTCCACCTGCTCCAGACGGCGTCCGGTGAGGAATTGCGGTGCAAGGCCCGGGTGCTGCGCGCCGGCCGCCGGCTCATCGTCACGGAATCCGAGGTCCACGCCGTCTCCGGCGGCACGCCCCGGCTCGTGTCGAAGACCACCGTCACCCTCGCGGTGATGGAGCCCCGCTAGGACGGTGACACGAGCAGCAATTCGATGAGGGCCTGCGCCACCTCGTACTTGCTGCCCTGGAGTTCATGCTGCGCGCCCGAACGCGTGAGCACCGTCACCCGGTTGGTGTCCGTTCCAAAGCCCGCGCCAGGGGCCGTCACGTCGTTGGCGACAATCGCGTCCAGCCCCTTGCGCTCCAGTTTTTCGCGCGCGTGCGCCACCACGCGCTCCGTTTCCGCCGCGAAGCCCACCAGCACCGGCCGCTTTGGCTGTCCCGCCACCTTGCGGGAGGCCTCCGCGAGCACGTCGGGCGTGCGCACGAGCGTCAGCGCCTCGGGCGACGTCGAAGCGCCCTTCTTCACCTTCTGCGGCGCGCGCGTCTCCGGACGCCAGTCACTGACCGCCGCCGTGGCGATGAACGCATCCACGGTGCCCACCCGTGAGAGCACCTCGCGCGCCATGTCCTCCGCGCTCACCACGTCCACGACGTCCAAGCCGCCGCGCTCCACGGTGCCCACGGGACCGAGCACCACCGTCACCTCGGCGCCCTGGGTCCGGGCCGCGTGCGCGAGCGCCATGCCCATCTTCCCCGTGGAGGGATTGGAGATGAACCGCACCGGGTCCAGGAACTCGCGCGTGGGGCCCGCCGTCAGCAGGACCCGCTTCCCCGCCAGTGGGCCAGCGCCGAAACGCGCCGCGACCGCCTGGACGATGGCGGGAACGTCCGCCAGTCGCCCCTCCCCCACGTCACCACAGGCCAGCATCCCCGCGCCTGGGCCCACGCGCGAGAAGCGCGGATAGGCCAGCAGGGCCGCCAGGTTCTCCTGCGTCAGGGGGTTGTCCCACATGGCCACGTTCATCGCCGGCGCCAGCACCACCGGCCCCCGGAAGGCGAGCAGCGACGTCGTCACGGCGTCGTTCCCCATGCCCGCGCGGATGCGCGCCAGCAGGTCCGCGGTGGCTGGCGCCACGACGAACGCCTCGGCCCAGCGCGCAAGGTCCAGGTGGCCGAAGTTCCCCTCCTGGGCAGGGTCGAAATAGTCCGTGAGCACAGGGTGCCCGCTGAGCGCCTGGAAGGTGAGCGGGGTGACGAACTGGCGCGAGGACTCCGTCATGGCCACCCGCACCTCGGCGCCTGCACGCGACAGCTCCCGCACCAGCTCGCAGGCCTTGTACGCCGCGATGCCGCCACCCACGCCAACGACCACCCGGCGGCCTTTCAGAGTCGTCACGTCCATGCGGCTTCCTAATGCGCGGGGAGGCGGGCTCGCAACCGTCCCGGCAGGGCCTCAGTGGGCCATCATCACGACGTCACTGGCCGAAGGCACATCCACGACGCGGACCTCCGGTCCGCCGGGGGTCTCCACGTGGAAGTTGCCCCACACCAGCGTGTACCGCCCGGGCCGCAGGCCGCTCAGGCGGACCTGCTCCGACCGGGGCTGGTACACGACCTGCGCCCAGCGCGAGCGCATCAACGCCACCGCCGGAGGATTGCCCACCGCCCCCAGCTCTCCCGCGACGACCCACAGCGCCCGGCCCCGCTCCGGCTTCACCTGGACGGCCAGCGACGCGGTGCCCGGCGCCGGGCCCAGGTCCAGCGACATCTCCGAGCCGCCAACCTGCACCACCAGCGCCGGCTCGCCAGAGAACTCCCGGTTCGCGCCCAGCGCGAAGCGGTAGTTGCCCGGGGAGACCTCCACGCTGTAGCCGCCATCCGGCCCGGTGACGATGGTGAGCGGTTCGCTGCGGTCCGCGTTGACGGCCTCGACCTCGAAGCCCGCCGCGGGGCTCCCGTCCGGGCGGTACACCCGGCCGCTCAAACGCGTGGCCTGCCGCAGCTTGAGCTCCACCGGTCCCCGCGCGCCCCGCTCCAACGACTGGGTGGCGCTCAACCGCCCCTTGCGCGCCGTGAGCGAGTAACGCGTCACATAGGGCGGGCTGGCCACCGTGAAGGTGCCGTCCGGCCCGGAGAGCACGGAGTCGTCACAGACGTCGCACGACACCACGGCATCTGGCACCGGCCCACCGCCCTCGTCGACCACGCGGCCCGAGACACCCGGCAGCTTCTCCAGCACCAGGTCTCCCAGGTCGGGCGAGACCGGGCGATCCACCATCATCGGCTCGTAGCCCGCCGCGTCCACCGATGCGATGACGCGGTCGCCCGCCGTGGGCAACGGCAGCTCGAAGCGGCCATCCGGTGCATTCACATCGTGCTCGTCCACGCGAAAGCGGCGCACCGGCTCACCGTCATCACCCACGACACGCCCGCGATAGACGTCGCGCTTCCTGAGCACCACTCGCACCGGAGGGCCACCCGCCTTGCCCTCGGCGCGCTCGATCTGGTCGTAGCCCGGGTGCCTCACCTCCAAGCGGTAGCCCCGGTCCGGCCGCAGCGCACGGAACTCGAAACGGCCGCTCGCGTCGGACTGCACGGGCTCCGCGCCACGGGGCACCACCACCAGCGTGGCGCCCGCTACCGGCGCGTTCTGCCCGTCCACCACCTCGCCACTGAGCGGCGCTCCGGGCCTCAGCTCCGCTTCCAGCTTCAGCGTCTGCCCATCCGTCAGCGTCACCTCCCGGCGCTCCGACGGCTGATAGTCGGGATGGGACGCCATCATCGAATACGTGCCCGCGGGCATCCCGCGCATCGGGACCATGCCATCCGAGCCGGACGGCCGGTCACTCCGGAAGATGCCTTGCTGATCAACCCACAGCACCACGTCCGCGCCTTCCACGCGGCGGCCCTCCGCGGAGACGGTCACTTCCAACGACGCGCGAGGCTCCAGTGCCAGTTGCACGTCGGTGGCCGGCGCGGTCACCTTCAGCTGGCCACCGCCCCACTCCGAGTGGTGCGCGTGGAGCTCGTAGAGCCCCGGCGTGGGCACCTGCGCGCTGAAGTGCCCTTCCGCGTCCGCCAGCGTCGACGCACCCGTGGGCTGCACCAACACGGACACGCCCGGCGCGGGCCGGCCATAGACATCCAGCACCTGCCCGCTGATGACGGTGGCGCGCTCCATCTCCAGTTCGAGCGCCGTCTCCCCTGGCGTCACCTTCGCGGGCAGCTGCGCATCACGGAAGCCCTCGGCCTGACCGGTCAGCACGTAGCTGCCCACGGCCAGGGGGCCCAGCGTCACCAACGCGCCGTTGCCACCGCGCGCCTGCCGGACAACCTCC encodes the following:
- a CDS encoding carboxypeptidase regulatory-like domain-containing protein codes for the protein MRNWIVIGVMATLLAAGLVWLWPGTETGPAARDSHASTGKALPEFAAVDVASAGEGLTLTGRVLDASGRPVAGAEVFLAASAERTLLGVHCDACGQALLSCQARETALHTLAFFEQQQGFLTPRATVSTDAEGRFRFEQLAGVSFSVWARAPGLGVALRERAAPGDPVELYLPPLRTLVGQVVDDAGRPLAGAHVHGMSRRAPLHFESTSGADGRFTLTGLGEGPFYVLATAEGYLPAVGAQVEAGPQPVRLKLTPARTLEVRVTRNGSPAAALVRLRADHLSRELRTDGTPVRFTGLYPDQLVVTADAKGLASVPRVLTLDEHVTQVTLALEEAGSLLVTVVDEDGQPVPQPELLLRMPTGEVVRQARGGNGALVTLGPLAVGSYVLTGQAEGFRDAQLPAKVTPGETALELEMERATVISGQVLDVYGRPAPGVSVLVQPTGASTLADAEGHFSAQVPTPGLYELHAHHSEWGGGQLKVTAPATDVQLALEPRASLEVTVSAEGRRVEGADVVLWVDQQGIFRSDRPSGSDGMVPMRGMPAGTYSMMASHPDYQPSERREVTLTDGQTLKLEAELRPGAPLSGEVVDGQNAPVAGATLVVVPRGAEPVQSDASGRFEFRALRPDRGYRLEVRHPGYDQIERAEGKAGGPPVRVVLRKRDVYRGRVVGDDGEPVRRFRVDEHDVNAPDGRFELPLPTAGDRVIASVDAAGYEPMMVDRPVSPDLGDLVLEKLPGVSGRVVDEGGGPVPDAVVSCDVCDDSVLSGPDGTFTVASPPYVTRYSLTARKGRLSATQSLERGARGPVELKLRQATRLSGRVYRPDGSPAAGFEVEAVNADRSEPLTIVTGPDGGYSVEVSPGNYRFALGANREFSGEPALVVQVGGSEMSLDLGPAPGTASLAVQVKPERGRALWVVAGELGAVGNPPAVALMRSRWAQVVYQPRSEQVRLSGLRPGRYTLVWGNFHVETPGGPEVRVVDVPSASDVVMMAH